One Nitrospira sp. DNA window includes the following coding sequences:
- a CDS encoding Universal stress protein family, whose translation MKMMMAVDGSEFAEWSVQMLSAIADRPPETVTLLHVVDNTSLKSAARKQAAVSKQAIAALTKAGDHILRRFEGLARIALQQATTKPHTTIETVLAQGRVADTITTQAKRKKVDLLVLGSRGLSDVESYLLGSVSRKVSALASCPVLVVKRPLTALSQVLFAADASKHTQGACSFLCKQFLPESAKLTVCSVVEPVVTELAEKYLSKDQVEQLSAPKRQAAEQTVEKLRDRFLREGYAVTTQVRIDHVTDSLLQQAALAKVDLLVAGSRGLTGSERLRLGSVSETLLKYAPCSVLIVRGWRA comes from the coding sequence ATGAAGATGATGATGGCAGTGGACGGATCGGAATTCGCCGAGTGGAGCGTGCAGATGCTGTCGGCCATCGCCGACCGTCCGCCGGAAACTGTGACCTTGCTCCACGTCGTCGACAACACTTCGTTGAAATCCGCCGCCCGCAAACAGGCCGCCGTTTCCAAGCAAGCGATCGCCGCCTTGACCAAGGCCGGTGATCATATCCTGCGCCGCTTTGAAGGCCTTGCACGAATCGCCTTGCAACAGGCCACCACGAAACCCCATACCACCATCGAAACGGTCCTCGCCCAAGGACGGGTGGCCGATACGATCACCACACAGGCCAAACGGAAGAAGGTCGACCTCCTTGTGCTCGGGTCGCGGGGGTTGAGCGACGTGGAAAGTTATCTCCTGGGCAGCGTCTCCCGCAAGGTCAGCGCACTGGCTTCCTGCCCGGTCCTGGTGGTCAAGCGGCCGCTCACGGCACTTTCCCAGGTGCTCTTCGCAGCCGATGCTTCCAAACACACGCAGGGCGCCTGCAGTTTCCTCTGTAAGCAATTCCTGCCGGAGTCCGCCAAGCTTACCGTCTGCTCGGTCGTCGAACCGGTGGTGACGGAACTCGCCGAGAAATACCTGTCGAAGGACCAGGTGGAACAGCTCTCCGCCCCGAAACGACAGGCCGCCGAACAGACGGTAGAGAAACTGCGCGACCGGTTTCTGCGCGAAGGCTATGCCGTCACGACGCAGGTGCGGATCGACCATGTCACTGACTCGCTCCTCCAGCAAGCCGCCTTGGCCAAGGTGGATCTGCTGGTAGCCGGATCACGAGGATTGACGGGATCGGAGCGGCTCCGGTTGGGAAGTGTGTCGGAAACGTTGCTGAAATATGCCCCCTGTTCCGTGCTGATCGTACGAGGATGGCGTGCCTGA
- a CDS encoding CBS domain protein, which produces MRRIDLLTKACDPKTLTVGQLMQDAPFTCTARTDALTIGRLMTKQNFGGLPVVGEDGTLVGLVTEYDLLQAMIEGRDLRKVPASEIMTTRPLTARETMTLEEVANLFQDRYVTRLPVVRENKLVGIVARRDLLHGYMKASEYWS; this is translated from the coding sequence ATGCGCCGAATCGACTTGCTCACCAAGGCCTGTGACCCGAAGACGCTTACGGTCGGGCAACTCATGCAGGATGCTCCGTTCACCTGCACGGCCCGTACTGATGCGCTCACGATCGGTCGTCTGATGACGAAGCAGAATTTCGGCGGATTACCAGTCGTGGGAGAGGACGGCACGCTGGTCGGGCTCGTGACGGAGTACGACCTGCTGCAAGCCATGATCGAAGGGCGAGATTTGCGGAAGGTGCCGGCATCGGAGATCATGACGACACGACCGCTGACGGCCCGAGAAACCATGACACTGGAGGAGGTCGCCAACCTGTTTCAGGATCGGTACGTGACGCGTCTGCCGGTGGTGCGAGAGAACAAACTCGTGGGCATCGTGGCGCGGCGTGATCTGCTGCATGGATACATGAAGGCGTCGGAGTACTGGTCGTAA
- a CDS encoding CBS domain protein, whose product MVKAGKVSRRRSTSTTTRGVAFEDLTVGDIVNRGVPVARLDMRADQVAALLLKGGGAVPVVDKTKQLLGVVSEHDLLLSLDEGQAWNTRQAKDIMSGNPYSARTETNLSTLVHVLTESDLMSVPVVNAQNRFVGVVTRRDVVQAALRQRKGRSR is encoded by the coding sequence ATGGTGAAGGCCGGTAAGGTATCGAGGAGACGATCCACAAGCACGACAACCAGAGGCGTGGCGTTCGAAGATCTCACGGTGGGCGACATTGTAAACAGAGGTGTGCCGGTGGCCCGCCTCGACATGCGGGCCGACCAAGTGGCGGCGTTGCTGTTGAAGGGGGGCGGGGCTGTGCCGGTCGTGGACAAGACGAAACAGCTGCTGGGGGTGGTGAGCGAACATGATCTGTTGCTGTCGCTCGACGAAGGACAGGCGTGGAATACCCGGCAGGCGAAAGACATCATGAGCGGGAACCCCTATTCCGCGAGGACCGAGACCAACCTGTCTACCCTGGTGCATGTGTTGACGGAGAGTGATCTCATGTCGGTGCCGGTCGTGAACGCGCAGAATCGATTCGTGGGGGTGGTGACACGGCGCGATGTCGTGCAGGCTGCGCTTCGGCAGAGAAAGGGGCGGTCAAGATGA